From the genome of Bacteroides sp. MSB163, one region includes:
- a CDS encoding glycoside hydrolase family 20 protein, which translates to MKYIYTVLLCLFLAVTNIQADNLTQPFSLVPCPVSLVPGTGNFHFSAKTSFAVENEGQAEQVRQFTGLLTRAAGFTPRIKVDSRKGDVCLVTDATLKSEAYKLEITAKKITIRASDLQGFYYALQSIRQLLPSAIESEQVTENVDWTVPALTITDQPRFGYRGLLVDVARFFSPKENLLRIIDCMAMLKLNKLHLHLVDDNGWRIEIKKYPLLTEIGSCRVDRPGKTFPERRNPRQGEPTVEKGFYTQDEIREIVRYAQERHIEVIPEIEMPAHSNAALAAYPLLSCPVVDKFIGVLPGLGGNHADIIFCAGNDSVFTFLQDILDEVLELFPSKYIHLGGDEARKTHWEECPLCQARMKAENLENTEELQGYFMARVARYVQNKGREVIGWDELTNARIPEGSIILGWQGYGQAALKAAELGHRFIMTPARILYLIRYQGPQWFEPITYFGNNTLKDVYDYEPVQKDWTPQAVSLLMGVQACMWTEFCNSPADVDYLLFPRLSALAEVAWTKPARKNWASYLKAMDHFNEHLAAKGIVYARSMYNIQQTVTPKEGRLQVELDCIRPDAQVRYTMDGSVPTAQSPLYIKPLMLTEAKTIKAVTFAGNEQLGQMLELPVIWNKATAKPVKSASTGDIYMLTNGIRGSQKYTDQEWCSWMKSDTVTFTLDLEKSELVNKLTLGSITNYGMAVHKPAEIEVWISGDDKEYRKVGECSYTKNEIFREGVFREDILFEIGTEARYVRVVARGAGDCPFTHVRPGQEARIYFDEIIIE; encoded by the coding sequence ATGAAATATATATATACAGTACTGCTTTGTCTGTTCCTGGCAGTAACAAACATTCAGGCTGATAACTTGACACAACCTTTTTCATTAGTTCCCTGCCCGGTGAGTTTAGTACCGGGCACGGGTAACTTCCACTTCTCCGCTAAGACGAGTTTCGCAGTAGAGAATGAAGGACAAGCTGAGCAAGTGCGCCAGTTCACCGGGCTTCTTACCCGTGCGGCAGGTTTTACTCCCCGCATAAAGGTAGATAGCCGGAAAGGTGATGTCTGTCTGGTGACGGACGCTACCTTAAAAAGTGAAGCTTACAAACTGGAGATAACGGCTAAGAAGATAACCATCCGTGCCTCTGATCTGCAAGGTTTCTATTATGCCCTTCAAAGCATCCGTCAATTACTTCCCTCTGCGATTGAAAGTGAACAAGTGACGGAGAACGTCGATTGGACTGTTCCGGCATTGACTATCACCGACCAGCCCCGTTTCGGTTATCGGGGACTATTGGTAGATGTGGCACGTTTTTTCTCCCCCAAGGAAAACTTGTTGCGTATTATTGATTGCATGGCGATGCTGAAGTTGAACAAGTTACATCTGCATCTGGTAGATGACAATGGCTGGCGTATTGAGATCAAGAAATACCCCTTGCTCACAGAAATAGGATCATGCCGTGTAGACCGTCCGGGCAAGACATTCCCTGAACGCCGTAATCCCCGTCAGGGTGAACCTACTGTGGAAAAAGGATTCTATACGCAGGATGAAATCCGCGAGATTGTGCGCTATGCTCAGGAACGGCATATCGAAGTGATCCCGGAAATAGAAATGCCGGCACATAGTAATGCTGCATTGGCGGCTTACCCTTTGCTGTCCTGTCCGGTAGTGGATAAATTTATCGGTGTATTGCCCGGTTTAGGCGGGAATCATGCGGATATTATCTTTTGTGCAGGAAATGACAGTGTATTTACTTTCCTGCAAGATATTCTGGATGAAGTACTCGAATTGTTTCCCTCAAAATATATCCATTTAGGTGGTGATGAGGCGAGAAAGACACATTGGGAAGAATGTCCGTTGTGCCAGGCACGGATGAAAGCAGAGAATTTGGAGAATACGGAAGAATTACAAGGCTATTTCATGGCACGGGTAGCACGGTATGTGCAGAATAAGGGACGTGAAGTGATAGGATGGGATGAACTGACGAATGCCAGAATCCCCGAAGGGAGCATTATCCTTGGATGGCAAGGTTACGGACAGGCTGCACTGAAAGCTGCCGAATTGGGCCACCGCTTTATCATGACTCCTGCCCGGATATTGTACCTCATCCGCTATCAAGGTCCCCAATGGTTCGAACCTATTACATATTTTGGAAATAACACCCTGAAAGATGTCTATGACTATGAACCTGTACAGAAAGACTGGACACCGCAGGCTGTATCTCTGCTAATGGGGGTTCAGGCGTGTATGTGGACAGAGTTCTGTAACTCTCCGGCAGATGTGGACTACCTGCTTTTCCCCCGCCTGTCGGCATTGGCGGAAGTTGCTTGGACGAAGCCTGCACGCAAGAACTGGGCCTCTTACCTGAAAGCTATGGACCACTTTAATGAACACTTGGCTGCAAAAGGCATTGTCTATGCCCGTTCCATGTATAATATACAACAGACTGTAACTCCGAAAGAGGGTCGTCTGCAAGTTGAACTGGATTGTATTCGCCCTGATGCACAGGTGCGTTATACAATGGATGGCAGTGTGCCGACTGCGCAATCACCCCTTTATATAAAACCGTTGATGCTTACAGAGGCCAAAACAATTAAGGCAGTAACCTTTGCCGGAAACGAGCAATTGGGACAAATGCTGGAGTTGCCTGTCATCTGGAATAAAGCGACGGCAAAGCCTGTTAAGAGTGCCAGTACAGGAGATATTTATATGCTGACAAACGGGATACGGGGAAGTCAGAAATATACCGATCAGGAATGGTGCTCCTGGATGAAAAGCGATACGGTTACTTTCACCCTCGACCTGGAGAAATCGGAATTAGTGAATAAACTAACGTTAGGCTCTATTACGAATTATGGTATGGCAGTGCATAAACCAGCTGAAATAGAAGTTTGGATTTCGGGTGATGACAAGGAGTATCGCAAAGTGGGTGAGTGCAGCTACACAAAGAACGAAATCTTCCGTGAAGGTGTATTTAGAGAAGATATCCTGTTTGAAATAGGGACAGAGGCACGTTATGTTCGTGTAGTAGCCCGTGGAGCAGGAGACTGTCCTTTCACGCATGTACGTCCGGGACAGGAAGCGAGGATATACTTTGATGAGATAATAATAGAATAG
- a CDS encoding glycoside hydrolase family 2 TIM barrel-domain containing protein, with the protein MKKTLLSLCLTCLLTIPAIAQAVQPEWQSQYAIGKNKLAPHTYIWPYANADAAGEGNYEQSPYYMSLNGKWKFHWVKNPDHRPKDFYKPSFYTGGWADIDVPGNWERQGYGTAIYVNETYEFDDPLFNFKKNPPLVPYAENEVGSYRRTFTVPADWKDRRIVICCEGVISFYYIWVNGHMLGYNQGSKTPAEWDITDYVQEGENTVALEVYRWSAGSYLECQDMWRLSGIERDVYLYSTPRQFIADYKVTSSLDKKEYKEGIFGLNVTVEGSATGVSTLAYSLKDTAGKTILQNEIPVKNRGLNNFITFDEQSLPGVKRWSAEHPNLYTLILTLKDDAGHITHLTGCKVGFRTSEIKDGRFCINGVPILIKGANRHEHSQLGRTVSKELMEEDICLMKQHNLNTVRNSHYPTHPYWYQLCDRYGLYVIDEANIESHGMGYGPASLAKDSTWLPAHMDRTQRMYERAKNHPGIVIWSLGNEAGNGINFERTYDWMKSIETTRPIQYERAEQNYNTDIYCRMYRSVEELLAYARQTEPKVYRPFIMTEYLHAMGNSGGGLKEYMDVFETEPIVQGGCIWDWVDQSFREIDADGRWYWTYGGDYGPKNVPSFGNFCCNGLVNAVREPHPHLLEVKKAYQYIKATLIDKSNLTLSIKNWYDFTNLNAYTLHWQVVGDHGKVIADGTRRVDAAPHATIEVTLGAVRLPTDVREAYLNLSWTPVDVVPFINTDYEVAYDQFVLSGNKNYRTPETRLSGKVEMNIDPATGALRSYIYNGKELLFSPVTLSLYRPVTDNDNREKVGGAKAWKKAGLDQLTQRALTVKTSTRGGRAKVELLNVRGEKVGTASFIYTLKKNGELDIQTHFVPDTTVITSLARVGLTFEMPDAYSQVSYLGRGEHETYMDRNQSGKIDIYHTDVERMFHYYVRPQATGNRTDVRWMQLADEAGEGLAFCSDASFQFSVIPFTDENLDAATHINQLRREGVITVHLDAAQAGVGTATCGPGVLPQYRVPVQDYTFRFAIRPLK; encoded by the coding sequence ATGAAAAAGACCCTGTTGAGCTTGTGTCTGACTTGCCTGCTTACCATCCCTGCTATAGCACAGGCTGTACAGCCGGAATGGCAGAGCCAATATGCTATCGGAAAAAACAAACTGGCACCACATACTTATATATGGCCTTATGCGAATGCTGATGCTGCGGGTGAAGGCAATTATGAGCAATCACCTTACTATATGAGTCTGAATGGTAAATGGAAATTCCATTGGGTGAAGAATCCCGATCATCGTCCGAAAGACTTCTATAAACCTTCGTTCTATACGGGCGGATGGGCAGATATCGATGTACCCGGTAACTGGGAGCGTCAGGGATATGGTACGGCTATTTATGTGAACGAAACTTATGAATTTGATGATCCTTTGTTCAACTTCAAGAAGAATCCACCGCTGGTACCTTATGCAGAGAACGAAGTAGGTTCTTATCGCCGTACGTTCACGGTTCCTGCTGACTGGAAAGACCGTCGCATCGTGATTTGTTGTGAAGGTGTGATCTCTTTCTATTATATCTGGGTGAACGGACATATGCTGGGTTATAATCAAGGTTCAAAGACTCCTGCCGAATGGGATATCACGGACTATGTACAGGAAGGAGAAAATACCGTGGCACTTGAAGTATATCGCTGGAGTGCAGGTTCCTATCTGGAGTGTCAGGATATGTGGCGGTTGAGTGGCATTGAACGGGATGTCTATCTTTACAGTACTCCACGCCAGTTTATAGCTGATTATAAAGTGACTTCTTCTTTGGATAAGAAAGAGTATAAGGAAGGAATTTTCGGCCTTAATGTAACAGTTGAAGGAAGTGCGACTGGTGTGTCTACTTTGGCATATAGTCTGAAAGATACTGCCGGAAAGACAATATTACAAAATGAAATACCGGTCAAGAACCGTGGTTTGAATAATTTTATTACCTTTGACGAACAGTCTCTTCCTGGTGTAAAACGTTGGAGTGCAGAACATCCGAATCTTTATACGTTAATATTGACGTTGAAAGATGATGCAGGACATATAACACACCTGACCGGTTGTAAAGTTGGTTTCCGTACTTCCGAAATCAAGGATGGCCGTTTCTGTATCAACGGGGTACCTATATTGATAAAAGGTGCTAACCGGCATGAACATTCACAGTTGGGACGTACTGTCAGCAAAGAACTGATGGAAGAAGACATTTGCCTGATGAAGCAACATAACCTGAATACTGTGCGTAACTCGCATTATCCGACACATCCGTACTGGTATCAACTCTGCGACCGTTACGGCCTTTATGTGATAGATGAAGCAAACATCGAATCGCATGGCATGGGGTATGGCCCGGCTTCATTGGCAAAGGATAGCACTTGGTTGCCTGCACACATGGACCGTACGCAACGTATGTACGAACGTGCCAAGAACCATCCGGGTATCGTGATCTGGTCGTTGGGCAACGAAGCGGGTAACGGAATCAATTTTGAACGAACATATGATTGGATGAAGTCCATTGAAACCACCCGCCCTATACAATACGAGCGTGCCGAACAGAATTATAATACGGATATCTACTGCCGTATGTACCGCAGTGTGGAAGAATTGCTGGCCTATGCCCGCCAGACAGAACCGAAAGTGTATCGTCCTTTCATCATGACTGAATATCTGCATGCTATGGGCAATAGCGGAGGCGGATTGAAGGAATACATGGATGTTTTCGAAACAGAACCTATAGTGCAGGGCGGTTGTATCTGGGATTGGGTAGATCAGTCTTTCCGTGAAATAGATGCCGATGGTCGTTGGTATTGGACTTACGGTGGCGATTATGGTCCGAAGAATGTACCCAGTTTCGGGAACTTTTGCTGCAATGGTCTGGTGAATGCTGTCCGCGAACCTCATCCGCATTTGCTGGAAGTGAAGAAAGCATATCAATATATAAAGGCTACATTGATTGATAAAAGCAACTTGACTTTAAGTATAAAGAATTGGTATGATTTTACGAATCTGAATGCTTATACCTTACACTGGCAGGTGGTAGGTGATCATGGGAAAGTGATTGCTGACGGTACTCGTCGGGTAGATGCCGCTCCGCACGCTACCATTGAAGTTACGCTGGGTGCTGTACGTTTACCTACTGATGTTCGTGAAGCTTATCTGAACTTAAGTTGGACGCCTGTGGATGTTGTTCCGTTTATTAATACGGATTACGAAGTAGCCTATGACCAGTTTGTTCTTTCGGGTAATAAGAACTACCGGACTCCGGAAACTAGACTTTCGGGTAAGGTGGAAATGAATATAGATCCGGCAACAGGGGCGCTTCGCTCTTATATTTATAATGGGAAAGAATTACTGTTTTCCCCTGTTACATTGAGCCTCTATCGTCCGGTGACGGATAATGACAACCGTGAAAAAGTAGGAGGGGCCAAAGCCTGGAAGAAAGCCGGGTTGGATCAGTTGACACAGCGTGCCCTTACCGTGAAGACCTCTACCCGTGGTGGACGTGCCAAAGTGGAATTATTAAATGTCCGTGGTGAAAAAGTGGGAACCGCTTCTTTCATCTATACATTAAAGAAAAACGGTGAATTGGATATACAGACACACTTCGTACCGGATACTACCGTTATCACTTCACTGGCGCGTGTAGGGCTTACTTTTGAAATGCCCGATGCTTACAGTCAGGTGTCTTATCTGGGGCGTGGAGAGCATGAAACTTATATGGATCGTAACCAATCCGGTAAAATAGATATTTATCACACCGATGTGGAGCGCATGTTTCACTATTATGTTCGTCCGCAAGCAACGGGTAATCGTACGGATGTCCGTTGGATGCAACTTGCTGATGAGGCAGGTGAGGGGCTGGCATTCTGTTCCGATGCCTCGTTCCAATTTAGTGTGATTCCTTTTACGGATGAGAATCTGGATGCGGCAACGCATATCAATCAACTACGGCGCGAAGGAGTGATAACTGTTCATCTGGATGCAGCACAAGCAGGAGTCGGTACGGCTACCTGTGGTCCTGGAGTATTGCCGCAGTATCGTGTACCTGTGCAGGATTACACATTCCGGTTTGCAATCCGTCCTTTGAAATAG
- a CDS encoding RagB/SusD family nutrient uptake outer membrane protein: MKKYKYYILSLVALCSFSACDALLDEDPLYSQNSNIVFQSESNAELALLGCYGYMASTNAYGQMWQEVPIVASGLAWSQRPEDLNALNTLAANSLVSPTWNGMYKAISEINAFLESIEKSSLSESVKNQKGGEAKILRALAYYNLVSLFGDVPLKTIASSSEGISIARSPREEVLNQVVADLKDATSISETSAVGRVNSWTAKALLGKVYYKMAALDINAAANWQNAKEMFDAVYASKVYSLEPKFADLFGEYATSKEAIVMMNYSTGNASGVYNRASNRFAPQASTSGINWSTYRVAKFAYDMHEGTYPGDPRIEVNFLTRWRDRNGNNQANPKPQVGSIPTPNDSVYTYPYWRYTYDEIVPGTTDVKLYNVGKLPYAEFADPKNPSLSFIENYETTHGNSPYGETLVKATEEFVKVGNGNKWPYFGKLYDQKQTGTMAHKNLMVYRYAEMLLLMADVYNELGDTQKAISLANEVLARARKSGAVASAQPADWSSSLTKDEVTEKLYFERVIELCGEPAIYDMIRIRGTKYFKKLLELNANHELTIKGDSNYPGSNNNFADRLINDGNLTDDFLRKNLLLPIPTSEIDANPGLSNSDNNFGY, from the coding sequence ATGAAAAAATATAAATATTACATCCTGTCTTTGGTTGCACTGTGCAGCTTCTCGGCTTGCGATGCGCTACTTGATGAAGATCCCCTGTATTCTCAGAACAGCAATATTGTCTTCCAATCCGAGAGTAATGCAGAGTTGGCTTTGCTGGGATGCTACGGCTATATGGCTTCCACCAACGCTTATGGGCAGATGTGGCAGGAAGTTCCTATTGTTGCTTCCGGTCTTGCCTGGTCACAGCGTCCCGAAGATTTGAATGCCCTGAATACATTGGCTGCCAATAGTTTGGTTTCGCCCACTTGGAATGGCATGTACAAAGCGATATCCGAAATCAATGCTTTCCTTGAAAGTATTGAAAAAAGTTCTTTGAGTGAGAGTGTCAAAAATCAGAAGGGTGGAGAGGCTAAAATATTGAGAGCACTGGCTTATTATAACCTGGTTTCTTTGTTCGGTGATGTACCTTTGAAAACAATAGCTTCTTCTTCGGAAGGTATCTCAATCGCTCGTTCTCCTCGCGAAGAAGTCTTGAACCAGGTAGTGGCTGACTTGAAAGACGCTACTTCTATCTCCGAAACATCGGCAGTGGGTCGCGTTAACTCCTGGACCGCTAAGGCTCTCTTGGGTAAAGTATATTATAAGATGGCTGCCCTGGATATCAATGCTGCTGCCAACTGGCAGAATGCAAAGGAAATGTTTGATGCAGTGTATGCCAGCAAAGTTTATTCATTGGAACCTAAGTTCGCAGATCTGTTTGGCGAGTATGCTACTTCCAAAGAAGCCATTGTCATGATGAACTACTCAACCGGTAATGCCAGTGGCGTTTATAACCGTGCTAGTAATCGTTTTGCACCGCAAGCCTCTACGAGTGGTATCAATTGGAGCACGTATCGCGTTGCCAAGTTCGCTTATGACATGCACGAAGGCACTTATCCGGGAGATCCCCGCATAGAAGTTAATTTTCTGACAAGATGGAGAGACCGTAATGGTAACAATCAGGCTAATCCGAAGCCGCAGGTAGGTTCAATTCCTACCCCTAATGATTCCGTGTATACGTATCCTTACTGGAGATATACGTATGATGAAATAGTACCGGGAACAACAGATGTGAAATTGTACAATGTGGGCAAATTGCCTTATGCAGAGTTTGCTGACCCGAAGAATCCGAGTCTCAGTTTTATTGAGAACTATGAAACTACGCACGGTAACTCTCCATATGGTGAAACGCTCGTTAAAGCAACGGAAGAATTTGTGAAGGTGGGCAACGGAAATAAATGGCCGTATTTTGGTAAGCTTTATGACCAGAAACAAACAGGTACGATGGCTCACAAGAACCTGATGGTTTACCGTTATGCTGAGATGTTGCTGTTGATGGCGGACGTTTATAATGAACTGGGTGATACTCAGAAAGCTATCAGCCTGGCCAACGAAGTGCTTGCCCGTGCACGCAAGTCCGGAGCCGTAGCTTCGGCACAGCCGGCAGACTGGTCATCGTCTCTTACCAAGGATGAGGTCACGGAAAAACTGTATTTTGAACGCGTTATAGAACTCTGTGGTGAACCTGCTATCTACGACATGATACGTATTCGTGGCACAAAGTATTTTAAGAAACTGCTGGAGCTGAATGCCAATCATGAACTGACCATTAAGGGAGATAGCAATTATCCTGGCAGCAATAATAACTTTGCCGACCGGCTCATTAACGATGGCAACCTGACAGATGATTTCCTGAGAAAGAATCTCCTTCTGCCGATTCCTACCAGTGAAATAGATGCGAACCCGGGGCTTTCCAATAGCGATAATAACTTCGGCTATTAA
- a CDS encoding sulfatase — protein sequence MKNLQSGLLYSLTGAAAVASLASCSAQKKAEEQKQYNIVYIMTDDHTAQMMSCYDHRYMETPNLDRIAADGVRFTNSFVANSLSGPSRACMITGKHSCANKFYDNTTCVFDASQQTFPKLLQQAGYQTALVGKWHLESLPTGFDYWEIVPGQGDYYNPDFITQDNDTIQKHGYVTNIITDDAIDWMENQRDTNKPFCILIHHKAIHRNWLADTCNLALYEDKTFPLPDNFFDDYEGRPAAAAQEMSIVKDMDMIYDLKMLHPDKETRLKSLYEKYIGRMDEGQRAAWDKFYGPIIDDFYKKNLQGEELANWKFQRYIRDYMKTVKSLDDNVGRVLDYLKEKGLLDNTLVVYTSDQGFYMGEHGWFDKRFMYEESMHTPLIMRLPKGFDCKGDIGELVQNIDYAPTFLELAGVKVPEDIQGLSLVPLLKGEKPENWRKSLYYHFYEYPAEHMVKRHYGVRTERYKLIHFYNDIDEWELYDLQADPTEMRNIYGQPGTEDIVKELKTELTALQEQYNDPVRFSPERDKE from the coding sequence ATGAAAAACTTACAATCAGGATTACTCTATTCCCTGACCGGTGCCGCCGCTGTGGCATCCTTGGCCTCATGCTCTGCCCAAAAGAAGGCTGAAGAGCAGAAGCAATATAACATCGTATACATCATGACGGATGACCACACAGCCCAGATGATGAGCTGCTATGACCACCGTTATATGGAAACACCGAACCTGGACCGCATTGCTGCCGATGGAGTACGTTTCACCAACAGTTTTGTTGCCAACTCATTGAGCGGACCCAGCCGTGCCTGTATGATTACGGGCAAGCACAGTTGTGCCAATAAATTCTACGACAACACCACTTGCGTGTTCGATGCTTCGCAGCAAACTTTCCCTAAACTTTTGCAACAGGCCGGTTATCAGACTGCGTTGGTTGGTAAATGGCACCTGGAAAGTTTGCCTACGGGTTTTGATTACTGGGAGATCGTGCCCGGACAAGGTGATTACTATAATCCTGATTTTATCACTCAGGACAATGATACGATACAGAAGCACGGATATGTGACCAATATCATCACCGATGATGCTATCGATTGGATGGAAAATCAGCGGGATACAAATAAGCCGTTCTGTATTTTAATTCATCATAAAGCGATTCATCGTAACTGGTTGGCAGATACCTGCAACCTTGCACTTTATGAAGACAAGACCTTCCCGCTGCCGGACAATTTCTTTGACGATTACGAAGGACGTCCTGCCGCTGCCGCACAGGAAATGAGCATTGTGAAAGATATGGATATGATCTATGACCTCAAAATGCTACATCCGGACAAAGAAACTCGGTTGAAGTCTCTTTATGAGAAATATATTGGCCGGATGGATGAGGGGCAGCGTGCCGCATGGGATAAGTTCTATGGTCCTATCATCGATGATTTCTATAAAAAGAATCTTCAGGGTGAAGAACTTGCCAACTGGAAGTTCCAGCGCTATATCCGCGACTACATGAAGACTGTGAAATCTCTGGATGATAATGTAGGCCGTGTGCTGGATTACCTGAAAGAGAAAGGATTGCTGGATAACACATTAGTTGTTTATACTTCCGATCAAGGTTTCTATATGGGTGAGCACGGATGGTTCGACAAGCGTTTCATGTATGAAGAATCCATGCATACACCGCTGATTATGCGTTTGCCGAAAGGCTTCGACTGTAAAGGAGACATCGGAGAGTTGGTACAGAACATTGACTATGCACCCACATTCCTGGAACTGGCCGGTGTGAAGGTGCCCGAAGATATTCAGGGACTTTCCTTGGTTCCATTACTGAAAGGCGAAAAACCTGAAAACTGGCGGAAATCCCTGTACTATCACTTCTATGAATATCCTGCTGAACACATGGTGAAGCGTCATTACGGGGTACGTACAGAACGTTACAAGCTGATCCATTTCTATAATGACATCGATGAATGGGAATTGTACGATTTACAGGCCGATCCGACCGAAATGCGTAATATCTATGGACAGCCGGGTACGGAAGACATTGTGAAGGAATTGAAAACCGAACTTACGGCATTGCAGGAACAATACAATGATCCGGTACGCTTTTCCCCAGAGAGAGATAAAGAATAA